From Phenylobacterium montanum, the proteins below share one genomic window:
- a CDS encoding GNAT family N-acetyltransferase codes for MSYEIKAYEPEMEAQVVALSLEAWAPVFEKLEPAVPGYVYHAFYPDGWRDRQTADVLQVLRTEGEHVLVAVDAGAVIGWVGLRLHPKDRMGEIYILAVDPAHQRRGVAGVLMDRAMAEMRRAGLEMVMVETGDDPGHAPSRATYESAGFERWPVARYFRRLP; via the coding sequence ATGAGCTACGAGATCAAAGCCTACGAGCCCGAGATGGAGGCTCAGGTCGTGGCGCTTTCCCTGGAGGCCTGGGCGCCGGTGTTCGAAAAGCTCGAACCGGCCGTGCCCGGCTATGTCTATCACGCCTTCTATCCCGACGGCTGGCGCGACCGCCAAACGGCCGATGTGCTTCAGGTTCTCAGGACCGAGGGCGAGCACGTCCTGGTCGCTGTCGACGCGGGCGCGGTCATCGGCTGGGTCGGCCTGCGCCTGCACCCCAAGGATAGGATGGGCGAGATCTACATCCTCGCCGTCGATCCGGCGCATCAGCGGCGCGGGGTGGCGGGCGTCCTGATGGATCGCGCCATGGCCGAGATGCGGCGGGCGGGCCTTGAGATGGTCATGGTCGAGACCGGCGACGACCCGGGCCACGCTCCCTCACGGGCCACCTACGAAAGCGCCGGCTTCGAGCGCTGGCCGGTGGCGCGCTATTTCCGCAGGCTTCCTTGA